GTTGATTTTTGTTGAGCCTCCGAAAAAACACACCGCTCAAGGTCCGCTATCTTGAAAAAATGGGTTTTTCAGGGGGAACTATATTAACATCGAGGAGGTTCATAAACATGAATACTAAAAAGAGCAATGCGCGCAAATTTATCGAAAAAAAGCGAAGAGTGCGATTGTCCTTTGGCGAGATGCTTACTTCACTTCGAGAGTGTGATGAAATGACACAAGTGGAAATGGCGAAAAAATTAGGAATTTCCAGAGCGCATCTTTGTGATATCGAAAAGGGACGTCGTCAAGTTACAGCCGAACGTGCGGCTGATTTTGCACAAAAGCTTGGCTATTCCGTAAATCAGTTTGTAGCTTTAGCGCTTGAAGATCATCTTCATAAACTTGGGCTGAAGCTGAAAATTGAAGTTGTGGCGGCGTAGAAAAACTGCAAGGTATCATTCAAAATGATGAAAAAAATTACTCACACAGACCAAAAAAAATGAACATCGCAATATGATCAAAAACTCGGGAGCAAGCTCCCGAGTTTAATCCAGGGAAATCTGCTAACGATTTTTCGGCCCCAAGGGGCCGAGTTTTAACTGCTGGACTCGGATAAAAAAAGAGGCTCATGCGAGCCCCTTTTTATTTTGGTATTCAATAACGAAAACTTAATCTTTCCACCAAGCGCCCATTTTTCCCCAGCTGCAGGAATGGCGGACTTTTTTATCGTGTTCATTGTGCTCATCATGGTCATTGCCTTTATAGCTTCCATGATAGTGATGTGCTTTTTTCTTGTGGTAACCAGAATGATGGCTGTGTCGTTTTGAAACATGATGACTTGAGCCGCACATGTTTTCTTCGGGAGTTGGAGAAACATGATCGTCAGCATCAACAAGTGTTTCTTGGCAACCATTGGCTGCAACTGAATCTTCTGTTGGCTCTCCCGTTAGTGTGCAAGTGGCATTGTTGCTGAAAGCATGCGTTGGATAAAGTTCATACGTTTTTGCTTCGATAGCAACGTTTCCATTTTCTGCAGCATCGCCGCGAAGTGAAAAGAGTCCGTGCACCGTCATATTGATGTCGCCGTTATGCTGAAAGACACTTGCTTGCCTTGTGTACACATCGCCATTGGTTTCGATGTTGATATTTCCTGAATTGCGAATGTCTCCGTAGAAGTTGGTGAGCTCGTCACCGCGCACTTCTACGTTTACATTATTGGCGTGATCAATTTTTGTGGCTTGTCGGAACCAGAATGAATTTGCACTGATGTTGACATCGTTAATGTTGACGAGGTCGCCGTGAAAATCGAGGAAGCAACCAGCTCCCATGTTTACGTTTTCTGCATTCTCAATTTTTGAAGCTTGGCGGAAAGTCATTTTTCCACCTGCGATTAAATTTACATCATTTACATCACGAAGATCTCCACGAAAATCTAAGAAACCTTGAGCGTTCATGTGAATATTATTTGCATTTGCAATCACAGACGCTTGGCGGAAACTAAGATCTCCAGAAGAAATAATGGAAACGCCACCAGGATTTATAAAATCACCTTTCACATCAACTGTGTGACCCGTGATTTCAACCAATCCGCTGTTGCCCGCATTGCGAGCGGCTTGGCGGACGATGACATCCGCGCCTTCGGCACAATAGAGCTGTTGATACTCAAGATCGCCGTAGTCATCAATGCGTGGAGCTTCTAAAGCAAGGCTTTGAAGCGGGCCAGTGATGCTTGAAGATTGTCTGATGATTACTTGCTCTTGTCCTCGCAACTCTACTCGACCGCTTGCTTCAATATCTGCACGCACATCCACTTTGTGAGCGGAAATGAAGAGATCGGTAAGTCCGGTGAGTTTTGCTCTTCCGGTTGCAATGAAATCGCAGTTGGTAGAAAGAGCGAGTTCTTCATTGTTGAAAGCAATGTCTTCAACCAGTTTTGCACTTGTAGTTGGATTTGCTTTCCAAGCATCAAGATCACTGCGTGTTCTCAGTGTGGTGTAGCGTTTTAGTTGCGCACAAGCTGGCGGTGAATCGGGATGAAGGTCAAACACACCATTGCCGCAGGTTTCCTCGCAGATATCACCAACACCATTTCCATCTTCGTCCGTTTGATCTGGGTTTGAAACAAGTCTGCAGCTATCGCACGCATCGCCAATGCCATCGCCGTCAGCGTCGGCCTGGTCTGGGTTTGGTACGAGTGGGCAGTTGTCATCTTGTCCCGCTAAGCCGTCTTCATCAAGGTCTGGAGGGCGTGCAGCTGTTGGTTCTGCTTTGAGACAAAGTCCAAAAAAGGAGTTTGTTCCCACGTTAGTGTTAATGGGGCCAACTTCAACTTCACCGGTTTCGATATTAAATTTGTAAAAATTTCCACTCGCGTAGTCGCCACTCCAGAAGGAAGTGCCGTTGGGGTCGAGGTTTAAAGAGAACCAGTGGTTTTCAGTGGGCACGTCGTAACTTTGAACTACTTCACCGTTTGCATCCAAACGCTTGATGTCTTTTAAGTCGGCAACAATAATTCCACCGCTGCCATCGCCCGGAGGAAGAATGCGAAAGGCTCCAAGCTCGGTGTTGCCTTCGGGTTGCAGTGAGGCAAAGTCTGCAAGTTGAGAACTTGTTTCGGTATCGTAGCGAAGCACTTTTCTTCCTTTTGAAGTATAGAAAAGAGTTTTTTGATCGAAGGCCAAGTCAATCCATTCCACACCGCGAACATCAAGTTGCATGTCGTAGGTATCTTGCAAAGTTCCATCTGGGCTGTAGCGATGAAGGTATTTATTTCCGCCAGCGTGGCCCACAAAAAAATCACCGTTGCGAGCAAAGACAATTGATTTTGTCAGCTGGCTTGGAGTTTCGGCTTCGGAAAAAATAACCTGCGAAATATCGTGAGGGTGAGGAGCTTCAAAGCTAATTATTTTTGAGAAGGTAAAATTGGTGGTATACAAAACGCCGTTGGCATCGAAATCACAACCAGTGGTAAAGCTATTTCCAAAGTTGTTGATGGTTTCTAAAAAGTCGCCATCGTTATCGTAAATGTTGTAATTTCCCGCGTTCACTCCTGCAAAAATATAACCATCCAGCCATTCATTTGCGTGTGCTTTTTTTTCGGCAGAAAAACTGATGAGCAAAAAGAGAATGGTTAAAACTTTGACAAACGCGTTCGATCTCTTCATATCCCCCCCCTAAGATTGAATGAAAAACTTGTCGAAAATTCTACGCCGCGAAAAGCGAAAAAACAAGTGACAAGAAAGTGACAGTGTGAGGGACGAATGAAAGTTGTATTATATCAACCACAAATACCATGGAACACGGGAAATATTGCACGAACTTGCGTGGCCACCAACACGCCTCTTGTTTTGGTGGAGCCGCTTGGATTTCAGGTGGATGAAAAAAGTGTGAAGCGCGCGGCGCTAGATTATTGGTATGAGCTTGAGCCAAAAATTATTTCAAGTTTAGATGAAATTGTTCGAGATGAGCGATGTTGGTTTTTCACAAAGCATGCAACGCAAAGTTACACCGACGTGAAATACAGTGCTGATGATGTGTTGGTGTTTGGTTCAGAAGTAGACGGTTTGCCAGAAGAAGTTTTGAAGCGCTATCCAGAACGCTGCGTGCAGATTCCCATGTGGGGAAAGACCCGCTGCTTGAACCTTTCAACCTCGGTGGGCATTGGACTTTACGAGGCCTACCGGCAAGTAAAAGTGTAGGGGACGGTTCTGACATTGTAATAATTTGAAATTGTTGTGAAAAATAGGGCAACTTGCGTTTTTTTGAAACTTTCTTATCACCATTTTTTTCACAATCATATCAAAGCTTTGCAAAGGCAGAACCGTCCCCGAAAGAGAATGAGTAAATGAAGCAACTTTCTTCAATTTCAGCCGATAATGCCTTTAGACAAGGAATGAAAAGGTAAGCTTATGACAATGGTACCTCCAACAAGAAGCGTTGTGGATTTAAGCACACACCAAGCTCGGCTAGCTGAGGTGTATGGCAAAGTTTTGGGCGAAGCGGGTGGGCCGGTTGATGCTGAGCATGCTGTTGGTGCTTTTGAAGCTACGCTCAATTATTCAAAGGAACCATTACCACAGCTTCCAGACGGAATAGATATCAGGTCATTGCGAGATCCTTTTGTAACAGCTGAAGTTTTGAACGGAGCCTTTTCTCGTTTTCTAGAAAAGTATGTTCGCTTTCCCTGGGCTGGAAAAATTTCATACATTTGGAAAAAAGCTGAAAATGAATATGTTCATTACATTGCGCTTATGCTGCAAATGAAAAGCGCTCTTTTTGCCCTAAGCCTTTCTTTTGAAACAGATAAAATAGAGGCGTTGAGAAGTGTGAGAGATGGCTTGGGTCTTCACCACCAGCATGCTCTTGCTCAGTATGCTCCTGGATTTTCTGATGTGCCAGCGGGGTATACTCTAGCAGAAGTAACAAGATATAATTTTGTTACGGAGATGACGAATCATTTTCCCAATAATTTTGTGGGTGGTGCACTTGGACTGCTTGAAGAAGATAAAAAGGGAAGAGTAAAGTTAGATTATCTTGAAGAGGACATCCCTATTACGCTAAGGGCAATTCAAAAACAAACAAATCCATTTCATGTGTTAGGTCATTTTTCAGACAGCCCTACGCTTACATCTAGAGTGCGGTTGCAGTCAGATGCAGAGGCTGCCACTTTAGAAATCGATTCTCACAGTCCAGCTCATTTAAATTGGTTGGCATTGAGTTTGTTGGCGGATGCAACCGTAGACGCTCCACTTCCGAGAAGTGGAGCGCCACTGCTAGAGCTTACCGCATCTTGGAATGCTTCTTCGCGCCTGTTTACGATGCAGTCGAATACTCCAGCGCTGGCAATGCGCGTAAATGCTAGTATGCCACTCGCCTACAATCCACTTGTTTCACAATTGGGCACAGGTGCAACGATGAGTGCGAGTGTGATGGGTCCAAGTTCGATGGTGAGAGTGTTCGTGCCAACGCCGGTGATCATGCTTTAGAATGGGGATGAGAATTTATTTTCTCTTCTGGAAGGGAACGTTGAAAGCCTGGATCCCCGCGTACGCGAGGATCCACAACACAAGTTCAATTCACCATTACTGGATTCCCGCCACAATCATGCGAGGAATGACAAACTTAAATCAAAATCTGTTTTCCCTTTATAAACCGCGCTACAATTTTACCCGGAAAGCTAACACCTTCAAATGGTGACCAACCCACTTTTGATTTTACCATGCTTCTCTTAAAAGGAGTTTCGCCCGCAAGATCAAGAATGGTGAAGCTTGCCTGGTAACCCACTTCAATTTTTCCAAAACCTTTTCCATATGTTTCAGGCAAAAACTGATTGATAAATGCGCCCGGAGTTTCGGCAGACATTTCTGCAATGCGTTGTGCGGAGAAACCATGTTCGTTTATCAGCCAACAGCAGACAAGAGCATAGGTGTCAAGTTGAGGCGTGCCAGAGCAAGCGTTCATGCAGCTTAGCCGTCTGCATTCTTCGAGGTTTTCTTTTTTCAACGCGAGATATTTTTCTTCACTTCCAAACTGATGAAACTTTTCATCCAAAGGATGTGGAGCATGATCGGTGGCTAAGTGTTGAATGAAGCCACTTTTCAGCGCATCGATTAGTTCTTGTCTGTCTTGTGAACTTTGCAAAGATGGATTCATTTGCACATATGGCCACAGTTCTGGTTTTGCTTTCAGCATGTCGGCGTCAAAGAAAAGATGAAGAGGAGAAACTTCAAGCTCCGTTGCAAAGCCCTTTTCGCGGTGCTTTGCGATCATCTCAAAACTTTTTCCACCGCATGACCAGTGACACAGTTTTGCCTGCAGCCCAAATTCTTCAATGAAGCGTAAAACATATTCCAAGGCTTTTTCAACACATGCAATAGGACGACGCTCTTGATGCGTGTGTTTGTCTTGGTTTGCCATCAGCACATCAAAGTCTTCCACATGAAAACTTACTTTTTGTCCGCGATAATGCTGCAAGCTTTCGCGTAAATCATTTTCACCTTTGAAAAAAAGGGGGCCAACTGATGGGCCGGTGTACACTTTGTACGGCGCTGCAACAGTGATGGGTTTTGTGTTAGGGCCGATGCCCACATAATTCACAAACGTCACCGGCAGTGCAGCATGGTGTTGCTGATGCCAGGCTAGTTGCTTTTCGCTTGTGAGTGGTGAAGGCGTGTTGGGCATGCAAGCGCAGGCTGCCACTCCACCATTGATGGCAGCATCGCTTGCAGTGGCATAAGTTTCTTTGAAGTTTTCTTTTTGCGTTTCGTCTTCTCTGGCGTGAATGTGAATATCCACCATGCCCGGAAAAATAAGCTGCTGCTCGCCGAGATAGCTATAATCAGCCTTTCCCAAGTCTTGTCCAACACCTTCAATCAATCCTGTAGCGGGGTTGTATGTGATTTGAGCACGATGGACACCACGTTTGGTGCAGACAATATTACCTTCAAGAATCATGGGCTTGGTCTATAAGAGAGACTTTGGCAGGAAGCAAGGAAGAAAGGTGCTTAAGGTTTTGTCCATCCATGAAGTGGTATTGATGTTCAGCTCTGGGAAAAAGATTCTCCCCTTTGTGAGAGCGCACTTTTGAGGCCTTCATCTCTTAGACAGCCATAAAGAAAATGATGAAGGCCGAAATGTTGGATGAAATTTCCGCGGCGCTTGAGCGGAAATTTCAGAGCGACGCAAAGGGGAGAATCTTTTTCCCCAATTCAACCTCAATTCCCGGAAATTCTCTTGCATTTGGAAGTAGAAATCTTCTAAGTCGCCAGAATATGGCGAAGCCTAAGAAGAAAAAAAGTATCCCCAGTTTTACCTCATTTGATTTCGAACCGGGAAGCGTTATCGCGAAGAAGTATCGCGTTCTAGAGCGCATTGGATCTGGCTGGGAAGGCGAAGTGTATCGCATTCGCGAGCTCAACACGCACATTGATCGTGCGGCCAAGTTTTTTTATCCCAAGCGCAACGTGGGCAATAAAGCGGTGGTGCGCTATGCGAAGAAATTGCACAAGTTGCGCGCGTGCCCCATTGTGATTCACTATTACAATCAAGAAACTATTCTTTACAAAACTCTTCCCGTTACCGTTTTGATTTCTGAATTTGTAGAAGGAGAATTGCTGAGCGAATTTTTAAAACGTCAAAAGGGAAAACGCCTCAATTCTTTTCAAGCATTACACTTATTGCACTCACTTGCAGCAGGTATGGAGCAAATTCATTCACTCAAAGAATATCATGGTGATCTTCATTCTCAAAATATCATCATCCGCCGTTTTGGTTTGGGCTTCGACTTAAAATTGCTTGATATGTATCATTGGGATTATCCAAAGCCGCAAAATATTTTGGATGATGTTTGCGATATGGTCAGAATTTTTTATGATGCATTAGGCGGAAAGCCGCAGTATGCAGGGCAGCCAGAGGCGATAAAAAATATTTGTTGTGGATTGCGTCGCTCGCTCATTCAGAAGAAATTTAAAACAGCAGGAAAGTTAAGGCGTGCGCTCGAAAACTTAGAGTGGAAAGAAAAATAATGCCATTAACAGCTTTGGGATATTCAGACAGTTTTCTTTTGCTGGAAAATGATATGCAACAAGCAGATTGCGCCCAGTTTTTATACGGGCGCGTTTCTTTTTTCTCTTCGAAATCCCCTCAAAAAGAAACTCCAAACGAAGATGCTCTTCTTGTAGTTAACTTCAACAGAACCTGCACGGTACTTGCTCTTGCCGATGGAGTGGGTGGTCACAAACGCGGTGCCGAAGCTGCTAGGATTGCACTGGCCACACTTCAAGAAGAACTTTTGCTCACCAAAGAAAAGTTGCTTCGATCTGTGATTGTTTCGGCAATCGAAAAAGCTAACGAAAATATTTTGGCACTTGGAGTTGGTGCCGCAACTACTTTGGTGATTGCTTTGTTACAGGATGGACACTTTCAAACCTTCCACGCGGGAGACTCAGCCTGTTACGTGCTTGGCGGGCGAGGGAAAATAAAATGGAAAACAACAGCACACTCCACCGTGGGGTATGCCGAAGAAGCTGGAATGCTGAGCGAACAAGAAGCTTTGGCGCATGAAGACAGAAATGTGGTGCTCAATGTTTTGGGCGATAAAGAAATGCATATTGCCGTGGGCCCGAAAAAAAGTCTTTCTCGCAAATACAGGGTGATCTTAGCAAGTGATGGTATTTTAGATAATCTCTCATAAAGTGAAATGCTCAATCGAGCATGTCTTCCAGGTTTGAAGGCCGCAGCCACAGATATCTTGGGCCTTTCCCGTCAGCGCATGGGAGATGAAAACGCCAAGCACGGTGGCCCCGATGATGCCAGTTTGCTCATTTGGGAGCAGGTGTAGTACAAATTTCCTTTTCAGTTTAATCCCAACGATTTTTCTTGAAATGCCTGAAGTGGGGTGTATAGGAAAGCCCGCATGCTGGCGCGCTGCTGTTGCCAGAAGACAGTTTGAGGTTTGTATGAAACGCGTTCATTTTCCCTTTGAAACTCCATTTATAAACACCATCCACGTTAGCCGTCAGCCGGCGTATCCTGGCGATGAAGTGATTGAAAGACGTATCAAGAGTCTTATTCGCTGGAATGCCATGGCCATGGTGGTGCGCGCCAACAAAAATGAAGATGGCATTGGTGGGCACATTTCTACCTATGCTTCGGCTGCAACGCTTTATGAAGTGGCGTTTAATCATTTTTTCAAAGGGCAGCAGCATCCAGATGGTCCGGATCATGTTTATTTTCAAGGCCACGCTTCACCTGGAATTTATGCGCGCGCTTTTTTGGAAGGCCG
This portion of the Deltaproteobacteria bacterium CG11_big_fil_rev_8_21_14_0_20_42_23 genome encodes:
- a CDS encoding transcriptional regulator encodes the protein MLSLRKNTPLKVRYLEKMGFSGGTILTSRRFINMNTKKSNARKFIEKKRRVRLSFGEMLTSLRECDEMTQVEMAKKLGISRAHLCDIEKGRRQVTAERAADFAQKLGYSVNQFVALALEDHLHKLGLKLKIEVVAA
- a CDS encoding amidohydrolase; the protein is MILEGNIVCTKRGVHRAQITYNPATGLIEGVGQDLGKADYSYLGEQQLIFPGMVDIHIHAREDETQKENFKETYATASDAAINGGVAACACMPNTPSPLTSEKQLAWHQQHHAALPVTFVNYVGIGPNTKPITVAAPYKVYTGPSVGPLFFKGENDLRESLQHYRGQKVSFHVEDFDVLMANQDKHTHQERRPIACVEKALEYVLRFIEEFGLQAKLCHWSCGGKSFEMIAKHREKGFATELEVSPLHLFFDADMLKAKPELWPYVQMNPSLQSSQDRQELIDALKSGFIQHLATDHAPHPLDEKFHQFGSEEKYLALKKENLEECRRLSCMNACSGTPQLDTYALVCCWLINEHGFSAQRIAEMSAETPGAFINQFLPETYGKGFGKIEVGYQASFTILDLAGETPFKRSMVKSKVGWSPFEGVSFPGKIVARFIKGKQILI
- a CDS encoding tRNA (uridine(34)/cytosine(34)/5-carboxymethylaminomethyluridine(34)-2'-O)-methyltransferase TrmL; this translates as MKVVLYQPQIPWNTGNIARTCVATNTPLVLVEPLGFQVDEKSVKRAALDYWYELEPKIISSLDEIVRDERCWFFTKHATQSYTDVKYSADDVLVFGSEVDGLPEEVLKRYPERCVQIPMWGKTRCLNLSTSVGIGLYEAYRQVKV
- a CDS encoding serine/threonine protein kinase yields the protein MAKPKKKKSIPSFTSFDFEPGSVIAKKYRVLERIGSGWEGEVYRIRELNTHIDRAAKFFYPKRNVGNKAVVRYAKKLHKLRACPIVIHYYNQETILYKTLPVTVLISEFVEGELLSEFLKRQKGKRLNSFQALHLLHSLAAGMEQIHSLKEYHGDLHSQNIIIRRFGLGFDLKLLDMYHWDYPKPQNILDDVCDMVRIFYDALGGKPQYAGQPEAIKNICCGLRRSLIQKKFKTAGKLRRALENLEWKEK
- a CDS encoding serine/threonine protein phosphatase, with product MPLTALGYSDSFLLLENDMQQADCAQFLYGRVSFFSSKSPQKETPNEDALLVVNFNRTCTVLALADGVGGHKRGAEAARIALATLQEELLLTKEKLLRSVIVSAIEKANENILALGVGAATTLVIALLQDGHFQTFHAGDSACYVLGGRGKIKWKTTAHSTVGYAEEAGMLSEQEALAHEDRNVVLNVLGDKEMHIAVGPKKSLSRKYRVILASDGILDNLS